In Nocardia sp. NBC_01327, the genomic stretch CGGCGATCCGCTCAGCGGGGTACCCGGGCCGTGGGCCACCGCCGAACGCGCCCGATTGCGCCGCCTGCACCGGGCCCTGCGCGAAGACCTCATCGAAGTCACCGTGCAGCGCGGCGACTATTCCGATGCCATAGCCGAATTGGAAGCCCTGATCCCGGGCGACCCGCTCAGTGAGCGGCTGCGCGGGCTCATGATGACCGCCCTGTACCGGGCGGGCCGCCGCACCGAGGCGCTCGGTGAATATCAGCGCATTCGGCGACTGCTGGTGTCGGAGCAGGGCATCGAGCCCGGACCGGCCCTGCTGGAACTGCATCGGCAGATTTTGGCCGATGAACTGCCCGCCCGCGTGTACGTCACCGCCCCGGTTCCGGCGGTGGCGCCGCTGCCGGCCCAATTACCGCCGGACACCGCCGATTTCACCGGTCGCGGCGAGCTGGTGCGGGAGCTGAGCGCCGCATTCGGCGCCGGAACGTCGATCGTGGCCATCTCCGGTATGGGCGGGGTCGGTAAGACCGCGTTGGCTCTGCATGTGGCGCACCGGATTCGGGAGCAGTATCCGGACGGACAGCTGTATGTCGATCTGCACGGTGCGGGTGCCGATCCGGCCGACCCCGAACAGGTGCTCGGAGTTTTTCTGCGCGCTCTGAACGTGGCGCAGCGTGAGGTGCCCGGCGGTGTGGCCGAGCGTGCGGCATTGTTCCGGTCCGTGGTCAGCGGTCGCCGCATGCTGCTGGTGCTCGACAATGCCAGTGACGCGGCGCAGGTCGCGCCGCTGCTGCCGGGCGGTCCCGGTTGTGCGGTACTGGTCACCGCGCATCGCCCGCTCACCGCGCTGCCCGGGGTGCGATCGGCGGCTCTGCCGGTGCTCGACGCCGCGGAGGCCGTCGCGCTGTTCAGCCGCATTGTCGGCGCGGCGCGGGTGGCCGCCGAACCGGAGGCGACCCGGCGCATTGCCGAACTGTGCGGACTGCTGCCGATGGCCGTGCGCATCGTGGCGGCGCGGGTCGCGGCGCGGCCGCAGTGGACGATCGTCTCCGAGGCCGACCGGCTGGCCGATGAACGCCATGACCTGGACCGTTTCCGGACCGGGGAGCTGGCGCTGGCCGTCGCCTTCCGTGCCGGATACGAGCAGCTGCCCGCTGCCGCCGCACGGGCATTCCGCCTGCTGGCGGTGGCCGAGCTGCCGGATCTGCCGCTCGCGGCCACGGCCGCGGTGCTCGATACCACCGAGCCGCTCGCCGAGGATCTGTGCGAGGAACTGGTCGATCGCGGCATGCTCGAGACCGTCGGGCGCGGTCGCTACCACTATCACGACCTCATGCGATTGTTCGCGCTCGGCCGTGAGGGCGGCGATGCCGCGGTGGACGTCACCGAGCGGCTGCTCGACTACTACCTGGCCACCATGAAAACCGTGCTGCGCGTGCGACATCCGGGCTTACGCCTGACCCTGGCCCCGACCGGGCATCCGGGCACCCGCCTGGCCGATCTGGACGCCACCCGCGATTTCCTGACTATCGAGCGCCGCAATCTGGTCGCGCTGTACCGCCTCGCCGTGGCGGGCACCCCGCACCATCGGGTGCTGGCCGCCGATCTGGCCCTGTCGGTGGCCGAAACCATGCTCGCCGGTGATGCCACAGTGGATGTGGAGAAGGCGCTCGAGGAATTGATCCGGGCGCTCGAGGCCGACGGCAATACGGTGGCGGCGGGCCGAGCCCGATTGGCCTTGGTTTTCGCGCTGGTCTCGGAATTCGGCGAGCCCGAGCGGGCGGCCGGGCATCTGCACCGGCTCTTCGCCGATACCGATCCCGATGCCGAACCGTGGGTGGCGGGCACCGCGCACGTGTTCGCGGGCATTATCGGGTTGTACCGCCAGGATCCGATGAGCGCCGCCACGCATTTCGCCCATGCGCTGCGCCTGTATCGGCTCGGTGCGAGTCCCGAATGCGTGCGGGTCGCCTATTCGTGCCTCGCCCAGGCCTATTCGGCGGCGGGCCGCAATCGTGACTCGCTCGCCGCGGCCGCGCGTGCGGTCGTGGGCGACTCGCAGCCGGGTACCCGCCGGAATGTCATGTGGGCGTTGACCGAAGCGGCCTGGGTGATCAGCAAGGAGGGTGACGGCGAACTGGGCACCCTGCTGTTCGACGCCGCCCTGCGCGCCGCCCGCCGCGCCGGCGCCCTGCGCTTCGAATCCGCCGTCCACTCTCGCGCCGCCCTCGCCCATCTGAGCGCCGACCGCCTGCTGCAGGCCGTCGAGCAGGCCGAGCGCGCCGAGGCCACTCGCGAATCCTCCCGGGTGGGCGGTCTGCACACCTACAACATGCTGGTCCGCTACACCGCCCTGCACCGCCTGGGCCGCACTCTCGACGCCGCCGAGTGCTACCGCACGGCCGCCAGCCAGATCCCCGACTTCGAAGCGGCCCTGACTCGCTGGACCGCGCCGCCGGGTCCCACTCCGATCGGCACTCGACCGGCCGCGATCCCCGCCGCCAGCTGACTGTTCTGTCCGTTTTCATGGCCAATCCCACAGCGCTGTTGTGGGAGGGTCGAGTGTTGCGGATGGTCCGTATGGTGCGGTTGCGGCTAGCCTGGGGTGCATGCCAGGTAAGTCCCGCGGTACCGCAACGTCACGTTCGCGAGCGGGATCGACGCGGGGGCAGACTCCTGCACGGTCTCGGGCGAGCACTCCGCGCACCGCTGCGCGCGGTCGCACCACGGCCGCGGCGCGGGGGAATGCCGGTCGGAGCGCTGCGGCGCGCCGCCGTCCCGCACCTCGGCGCACATCGAATACCGCTCCACTGGCGGTGGTCACCCGCGGCGTGAGCAGCGGGTGGAACATGCTGGCGCGGGGGCTGGGTGCGAGCACCCGGGCCCTGAGCCGCGCCGGGGAGATCGAGCACGGGCACCGGCGGGACGGAATCGCGCTGGGGCTGGTCGGTTTCGGATTCCTCATTGTCGCGGCGGTATGGCTGTCCGCGGGCGGGCCGGTCGGGCACTGGGTGGATGCCGCGATTCGCGCGGTCTCCGGATCCGCCTCGGCGGCACTGCCGTTCGTATTGATCGGCATCGCGATCATTCTCATGCGCACCGAAGCGCATCCGGAGATCCGGCCGCGACTGGTGCTGGGCGGGCTGCTGGTCGGGCTGCCGGTGCTGGGGCTGTGGCATATGGCGGCCGGTGCACCGGCCGATGCGCACGGTCGCGCGCATGCCGCCGGCTTTGTCGGCTATGTCATCGGCGGCCCGCTGCGTGACGGTTTGAGCGCGTGGCTGGCCGTCCCACTGCTGTTGCTGGCCATCGGATTCGGCATTCTGCTGCTCACCGGCACCACGGTGCGTGAGGTTCCGGAGGCCCTGCGCGAGATCTTCGGCACCGGCAGCGGTGGCGACGAATACGAGAGCTACTCCGACGAACCCGGCCTCTACGACCCGGAAAACTATGATGCGGACGGCTTCCCGCGTCATGAGCGCGTGCGCGGCAAGCGCCGCGGCCGTGCGCCCTCGGAGAATTATCCGGTCGACGAATTCGGCGGCTCCGATGCCGTCACCGAGGTGATGGGCGAACCGCCGCTGCAGGCCGCCAAGGAGATCGTGGCCGAGGAGAAGCCGAAAGCCAAGGTGCGCAAGGTTCCTCCCAAGGTGGTCGATCAGACCCCGCCGCCGCCGGTGGCGCAGCAGTTGGAGTTCGTCACCGAGCGTGAGGTGGACGGCGACTATCAGCTCGCGCCGCTGAGTCTGCTCACCGACGGTGATCCGCCCAAGCTGCGCAGTGCCGCAAACGATTCCATGATCGAGGCGATCAGCGAGGTGCTGATCCAGTTCAAGATCGACGCCGCGGTCACCGGATTCGTGCGCGGCCCGACGGTCACCCGGTACGAGGTCGAGCTCGGCCCCGGCGTGAAGGTCGAGAAGATCACCGCGCTGGCCCGCAATATCGCCTATGCGGTCGCCACCGAGAATGTGCGCCTGCTCGCCCCGATCCCGGGCAAGTCGGCGGTCGGCATCGAAGTCCCCAATGCCGACCGGGAATTGGTGCGCCTGGCCGATGTGCTCAAGGCGCCCACCACCCGCGCCGATCACCATCCGCTGGTCATCGGCCTCGGCAAGAATATCGAGGGCGAATTCGTCTCCGCCAACCTGGCCAAGATGCCACACCTGCTGGTCGCCGGTTCCACCGGTTCCGGTAAGTCGAGTTTCGTGAACTCCATGCTGGTTTCGCTGCTGCACCGGGCGACGCCCGAAGAAGTGCGCATGATCCTCATCGACCCCAAGATGGTGGAACTGACGCCCTACGAAGGCATTCCGCATCTGATCACGCCCATCATCACCCAGCCGAAGAAGGCGGCCGCCGCGCTGACCTGGCTCGTGGAGGAGATGGAACAGCGGTATATGGACATGCAGGCCAATAAGGTTCGCCATGTCGACGACTTCAACCGCAAGGTGAAGTCGGGCCAGATCACCGCGCCCCTGGGCAGCGAACGCGTCTATCGCCCGTACCCGTACATCCTCGCCATCGTCGACGAGCTCGCCGACCTCATGATGACCGCCCCGCGCGACGTCGAGGACGCCATCGTCCGCATCACCCAGAAGGCCCGTGCCGCAGGCATTCACCTGGTGCTGGCCACCCAGCGCCCCTCGGTGGACGTGGTCACCGGTCTGATCAAGACCAATGTCCCCTCCCGCCTGGCCTTCGCCACCTCCTCGCTGACGGACTCGCGCGTCATCCTCGATCAGCCCGGCGCCGAAAAGCTCATCGGTATGGGTGACGCCCTCTTCCTCCCCATGGGCGCGAGCAAACCCACCCGCCTACAGGGCGCCTTCATCTCCGACGAAGAGATCTCCGCCGTAGTCGAATTCGCCAAGACGCAGGCCGAACCCGAATACCAGGAAGGCGTCACCGCCGCCAAGGCCGGCGAGAAGAAGGAGGTCGACGCCGATATCGGCGACGACCTCGAACTGCTCGTGCAGGCCATCGAACTGGTCGTCACCTCCCAATTCGGTTCCACCTCGATGCTGCAGCGCAAACTCCGCGTTGGTTTCGCCAAAGCCGGCCGCCTCATGGACCTCATGGAAACCCGTGGCGTAGTGGGCCCCAGCGAAGGCTCCAAGGCCCGCGACGTCCTCATCAAATCCGACGAACTCGACGGCCTGCTCTGGACCATCCGAGGCGGCGGGGGCGAGCCCCCGTCCGACGACGAGGCCCCGGAAGAAGAGTGAGCTGAAACGCCAGGATTCGAACCTGGACTGACGAAGTCAGAGTTCGCCGTGCTGCCGTTACACCACGTTTCATCGAAAGTTGGTATGCCCGAGAGGAATCGAACCTCCAGCCTCCTGCTTCGTAGGCAGGCGCTCTATCCGTTTGAGCTACGGGCATATGGCCCCGCGCGGATGTCGCCATTGACATCTACTCCGCACTGAGGTGCGCGGGGGCTGGTTGGGTCGGGTTCCCTCGGCGGGATTCGAACTCGCACTGGACAGGGTCTGAGACTGCTGCCTCTACCAATTGGGCTACGAGGGATCGGTAATGCGGGGGTGGATACGGAAAAGGGCCGCTCCGTGGCGAATTCGCCAGAGCGGCCCTGGAGGGTCTATTCGTCAGACCTCAGGAACCGCCGCGAATGCGCTGGCGGAGAACCGATACGGGGAGAAGTGCCTGCGGCGAGCGGGCACCATAAATCCAGCGTTGCCGCTGATTCAGTAGCTGCTGCCCGGTCATACTGCTGCCTTCCGTGGAGGTTCGGTGGATCGTTGAAATAACGGTAGCACCGCGTATTAGGTTGGGAAAACGAATTAGTGGGCCCACGCTATATTCCGGTGATGACGAACTCGCCTTATGCAGTGGAGGTAGTGCCCGTGGGCCGGGTGGTCGGAGGGCGCGGTGAGGCGTTCGACGACAACTGGGGGGCCGTCGAGGCCGCCATCGAACTGGATGCGGAGCGGTTCACGCCCGAGGCGCTCGCCGGTCTCGGGGATTTCTCGCACCTGGAGGTGGTCTATCACTTCCACCTGGTGCCGGAGGGCAAGGTGGAGACCGGGGCCCGGCATCCGCGCAACCGCCAGGATTGGCCGCTGGTCGGGATCTTCGCCCAGCGCGGGAAGAACCGGCCCAACCGGATCGGGGTCTCCCGGTGCCGCCTGCTGGGCGTCGACGGCCTGACCGTGCAGGTGGCGGGCCTGGATGCGATCGACGGAACCCCGGTGCTCGATATCAAGCCCTATATGAGCGAGTTCGGTCCTCGGGGAGATGTGCACCAGCCCGAGTGGTCGACCGAGCTGATGGGCGAATACTTCTGAGCCGAGCGGATATGCCGCGCCGCTATGAAATGGCCTGGGAACCTAGGTAGTTCAGGAGGATCTGGGCGTCGTCGCCGTAGTCGACGTGGGCGTTCGAGGCGTAGAACTTGGCCATGGTTATGCCTTGACGGCTCAGTTGCACCAGGTCGTTGATGCACTGGGGCCCACCGATATTGAGCAGGGCGCGCACGGCCACCCGCAGGTCGCCGCGCACCGCGGTGGCGAACGGGCCGACAACGGCGCCGGCCAGATCCAGTCCCGCCGGGGTGAGGGTCGCGACGTCGGCGGCGGCGCCGAGCGAATCGCCCCGGGTGAGGGATTCGACTGCGCGCCAGAGGGTTTCCTGCATCTGCCCGACGTCTCCGGCGATGCGCAGGATATCGATTCGGGTCAGGACATCGGCGATGACGCTCTCGGCCGCGGTCCAGCCCGAGGGGTCCACGGTGCCTGCCGCGCGGATGACCGAGGCGATGAGGGGCAGATCCACGCCCGCGGCCGCCTGGACCATCGGGGCCAGATCCGCATTGAGATCGCTCGCGATCTGGTGCGCACCCCGAATATCACCGGATTGGATCGCCGCAGGCAGACCGGTGAGACCGTCGAGAATGGTCGGCAGCTTCGCCGCGGTCGCCGTCCAGCCTGCGCCCACCTTCACGGCCTGCGCGATGAGCGTGCCGGGGTCGGTGCTGGCGGGGATCAGCGAGGCGATCGGTGCGGGATCGCCGCTGAGCACCCGGCCGAGCGCGGCGAGGAACGGTGAGGCGGTGGCATTGAGCGAGCAGTACAGATCACCGTCGGCGCACAGGGTGCGCACCCGGTCGGTCAGCGCGCCGAAATCCTGGCTCCGGTTTCCGGCGATACCGTGACCGGGTTGCGGATCACCCAGTGACAGTGTGGTATTCGGGTTGCGGTGCGGATCGGCCAGTAGCCCGACGCCGACCACCCGATCGGCGCCGACCGGGCCTTCGCCATTCCCGATCGCGGTGGCGACGTCGCCGATGCCGTCCGCGCCCTGGCTGTATCCGGCGAGGATGACCCGCGTCGAGGCGCACAGGCCGCCGATCATGGTGTGCAATCGGTTCTCGAGGGTGCTCAGCGATTGCGCGTAGCTCAGTCCCTGATCGAAAGCGCTTGCGGCATAAGGGGCATAGAGCACGGTGATATCGCTGCCGAATTGCCGCTGCAGACCGTCACCGATCGGCCTGAGCATGCCGACCGGCACGGTGGGATCCGCGTCGGAACGCGTCTCCCAGGTTCCCGGCGCGAAAATCGCGGTATACGGGGTGCAGTGCTGCGCGCCGCGCGTCTGCGCGTGCGCATCGCCGACCACCACGGTCCCGACCATGACGGCCACGGCGACCAGGGTCGCCGCGCACGAGGTCGCCAGCCTGCTCATCGTTGAATTCCTCTGTTGCCGATGGGGATTCGGGCCCGTGCGCCGGGTGTTCGTTCCCGCCGCGCAGTCATGGCCAATTGTCGCCACTCGCTGTCGAATCCGCAGGCTTTTCAGACACATACTTATTTCAGAATGTGCTAAGTGAAACTTATAAGGTAGGCTGATCATATGGATGATGGCCTGGACCCCGCCGAGGTCGCCGCCGCGCTGCTGGCCGGCGTCGGTCTGCTGGTTCGCCGGATTCGCCAGGTGCCGACACCGGGTGAGCTCACGATGCCCGAGCGCGCCGCGCTATCGCATCTGGATCGCTCCGGCCCCGCCACCTCCGCGGCGCTCGCCAGGGCGATGCAGATCACCGCCCAGTCCATGGGGGCGACGACCGGCGCCCTGCGCGCACGGGGTCTGGTCGAACGCCGGCCCGACCCGGACGACGGCCGGCGGGTTGTGCTCACCGTCACCGACACCGGCCGGCAGGCGCTGCAGAACAAGCGCGACGCACGGACCGAACTCCTTGCCCAGGCCATGACCAGCGGCACATTCACTCCGACGGAGCTGGAGCAACTCGCCTCGGCCGCAGCGCTTCTCGAGCGACTGGCCCAGAACATCTGAACGGAACCATGAGCACCAACCTGATGACGGAGACGTCCGCCCCGCCCCGCGCGAGCGGTGATCGGTACAAGTGGACGGCACTGACGAACACCACCGCCGCGGTCTTCATGTCCGCGCTGGACGGCTCGATCGTGCTGATCGCCCTGCCCGCGATCTTCCGGGGCATCCACCTGGACCCGCTGGCTCCGGGCAATATCGCCTACCTGCTGTGGATGATCATGGGATACCGGCTGGTCCAAGCCGTTCTGGTGGTCACGGTCGGCCGGCTGGGCGATATGTACGGCCGGGTCCGCCTCTACAACTCCGGATTCGCGGTCTTCACCTTCGCCTCGATCCTGCTGTCCTTCGATCCGCTGGATGGCGGCCACGCGGCGATGTGGCTGATCGGGTGGCGGGTGCTGCAGGCCGTCGGCGGATCGATGCTGACCGCGAACTCGGCCGCGATCCTGACCGACGCCTTCCCCGAGGAGCAGCGCGGTTTCGCCCTCGGCGTCAATCAGGTGGCCGCCCTGGCGGGGATGTTCATCGGCCTGGTCGCCGGCGGTCTGCTGGCGGCCTGGGACTGGCGGGCGGTGTTCTGGGTGAATGTGCCTGTCGGACTGTTCTTTACGGTGTGGGCCTACCGGACGCTGCGCGAGACCGGCAAGCGTGACGGCGGCCGGATCGACTGGTGGGGCAATATCACCTTCGCGGTGGGTCTGAGCTCGATTCTGATCGCGGTCACCTTCGGCCTGCAGCCCTACGGCGGGCACACCATGGGCTGGACCAATCCGCTGGTCGACACGTTGATCGTCGGCGGACTCGCCCTGTTGGCGGCCTTCGTCGTCATCGAGAACCGGGTCAGCGCACCGATGATCCAGATGAGCCTGTTTCGCCTGCGCGCCTTCACCTTCGGCAATCTGGCGGGTCTGGCCATTTCGATCGGGCGCGGCGGGATGCAGTTCGTGCTGATCATCTGGCTGCAGGGCATCTGGCTTCCCCTGCACGGCTACGACTTCGAGAGCACACCGCTGTGGGCGGGCATCTTTATGCTGCCGCTGACCGCCGGATTCCTTGCCGCAGGACCGGTTTCGGGGTACCTGTCCGACCGTCTCGGCTCGCGGGGGCTGGCCACCGGCGGTGCGCTGCTGTTCGGCGCCAGCTTCCTGGGGTTGATGGTGCTGCCGATCGACTTCAGCTACTGGACTTTCGCACTGCTGATCGCGCTCAACGGAATTGCCAGCGGCATGTTCGCCTCCCCGAACTCCTCGTCGATCATGGGCAGTGTGCCGCCGCGGGCCCGCGGTGTGGCCTCCGGTATGCGGGCCACCTTCCAGAACTCCGGCACCGCCGTCTCCATCGGAGTGTTCTTCTCCCTCATGATCGCCGGGCTGGCCAGCAGCCTTCCGCACACCCTCACCAGCGGTCTGCAACAGCAGGGCGTGCCGGCCGACGTCGCCACCCAGGTCGGCAACCTGCCCCCGGTGTCGTCCCTGTTCGCCGCGCAACTCGGCGTCAACCCGATCCAGAACCTGCTCCAACCCAGTGGCGCGCTGACCCACCTGACCGCAGCCCAGCAGCAGACCCTGACCGGGCGTGAGTTCTTCCCGACCCTGATCTCCGGGCCGTTCCACTCGGGTCTGGTCATTGTGTTCGGCTTCGGCGCCGTCCTCGCCGTCCTCGCGGCGATCGCCTCCCTGCTGCGCGGAACCGCTTCCGCTCCAGCCGCTTCCGCTCCGACCTCTCCAGGAGAAGTACATATGACGCTGACAACGATCGACCCCACCTCCGCGCTGATCGTGATCGACCTGCAGCAGGGCATCGTCTCCGCCCAGAGCGACCCCGCGGTCGCCGATGTCGTCAAGCAGGCGGCACACCTGACCGCCGAGTTCCGCCGGCACAAGCTGCCCGTGGTGCTGGTCAATGTCACCGGGCGCGCACCGGGACGCACCGAGGCCGGACGGCCCGGGGGACTGGGCGCGCTGCCGGCCGGCTGGGCCGACCTCATCGACGAACTCGATGTGCAGCCGACCGACCACCTGATCACCAAGCGGCGGCGCAGCGCGTTCCACGACACCGGGCTCGACACCCTGCTGCGGGATCTGGGCGTCACCCAGATCGTGCTCGCGGGCATTTCGACCAGCGCCGGTGTCGAGTCGACCGCGCGCTCGGGCGCCGACTACGGGTACCACGTCGTTCTGGCCACCGACGCCATGCTCGATCCGGATGCCGATTCGCACCGGCACAGCATCGAGCGCGTCTTCCCTAAACTCGGCGAAACCGCCACCGCCGCAGAGGTTATCGACATGGTCGGGGCGACCCGATGACCCTGCTCGGCCGACTCCTGCACCACCGCAGAGCGGGCGATACGCACACGGCGTGGAACCTGCCCAATCTGCACGGCCCCGAGCTGCTGACGCTGACCAGCGAGCATTTCGCCCACGGCGCCGCGATACCGCTGCCGCAGTGCGCCAAGCACATCGGCGGAGCGGACCTGTCGCCCCACCTGGCCTGGACCCCACCGCCTCCGGGCACCGTGCAGCTGCTCCTGGTCGTCGAGGACATCGACGTCCCGATCGCCAAGCCCGCCGTGCACTGCGCCGCCTTGATCGACCCGTCCCTCGGGCACCTGGACCCCGGCGCCCTCGGCGCGCGGCGGCCAGGTGCCGGAGTCCAGCTGCTGCGCTCCACCATCGGCCGCGGATATCACGGTCCCGCACCCATCAAAGGCCATGGGCCGCACCACTACATCTTCCAGCTGTTCGCGCTTTCCGCCGCCGTCGCCGCCGCACCCCACCGTGCCCGGCCCCGCACCCTCCTGCCCGTCATCACCGCACCCGTCCTCGACCGTGCGCGGTTGACCGGCGTCTTCGAACGCTGACCTGGAATCGGGTCGTACAGCCCGATGCGATAGCCCCGGCCTACCGAGACAGAGCCGCCAGCAGCTTGGTCAGAAACCGGGGGAGATGCGGGTCGGTGTCGGAGGTGGAGAAGTCGTCGATGCCCCACCAGCGCTGGTCGCTGAATTCCCTGGAATCGAGCCGGTAGGGGTGTGTTCGGTCGCCGCGGATCACGTACCAGAGGGAGACGTCTTCGTGGCAGGCGCCGATGCCCACCGTGGTGGTGATGGTCAGCAACAGCGGTTCCGGGCCGACGACCGAGAATTCGGCCTCGATGCCGATCTCCTCCGCAGCCTCGCGCCCGGCGGTCGTCAAGGGATGCTCGCCGGGGTCGACATGACCGCCGGTGGGCAGCCACAAACCCGCTTTCCGATGGTGCCCCAAGAGGATTGCGCGCGCGTCCGGGTCGATCAGCACCACGTAGCTGACCAGGTGACGGGCGGGCGTGGCGGGCTTGGCGCGGCGGAAGACATCGTCGGTCTGCCCGAGCCAGCGCAGCGTCTCGTCGAGGTGCCGGCGTTCGAGGTCGTCGAGGGGAGCGACATTCCGGACAATATCGGCGATGGCGGCCGTGGCAGCTTCCATGACCGGGCACCTTAATCGTGCTCACCGACAACCGATTCGCGCTAGCGCTTCGCCTAGTGCATCGACCAGGAACTGGTGGCGGTGGTTTGTCGCGTTATGCCGCCACCAGTTCCTGATGATCTTGTCGGTGTATTCCGTGCCAGTGAGAGCCTGTGTGGCTCGGTGTGGTTGTGGTGAAAGGATGTGGGTGTGCGGGTGCTGGTGACTGGGGCGGGCGGTTATGTGGGGCGGGGTGTGGTGGCTGCGCTGGGTGCGGCTGGGCATGAGCCGATCGCGATGGTGAGTGCTCGCGGGGGCGTGGTTCCCGGCGCGAGTGAGGTGCGAACAGCCGATCTGCTCGATCCGGGGGCGCTGCGGCGGGCGGTGGCCGATGTCGAGGTGGTGTGCCATTTGGCAGGCCTCGGCCGGGCTCGCGAATCGGTGCGTGATCCGCTGCCGTTCTTCCGGGTGAATACCGCGGGAACCGTCGCTCTGCTCGAGGCGATGGCCGCCGAAGGAGTGTCCCGGATCGTGTTCTCATCGACCGGGGCGATCTACGGATCCCCGGAGCGGCAGCCGATGAGCGAGGATATGCCGGATTCCCCGCCGCACCCGTACGCGGCCAGCAAGCTCGCCGCCGAACTCGCAATCGAAGCGCAAGCCGAGGCAGGGAACCTTGGCGCAGTGATCGTCCGCCTGCTGAACGTCGCAGGGGGAGCGGACCCGGATCCCACCCGCCTCATCCCCCGCGTAATCGCCGCGGCAGCAGGCGAAAGCGCGCTGCACATCAATGGTGACGGCACTGCGGTACGCGACTACCTCCACGTCGACGACGCGGCCGCCGCCTTCGTATCCTGCATCGAACAGGTCCCCGCACCCGGTGTCCACACTCGCTACAACATCGGAAGCGGTTCCGGGGCAAGCATTCTCGACGTAGTCGCCGCGGTCGAACGGGCAACCGGGCGAACCGTCGCCCGCATCCACGGCCCCGCCGCCCCCGAACCTGCCGCTCTGATCAGCAATCCGGCGAAGGCCCAGGCCGAACTCGGTTGGTCACCAAAGCATTCCGGCATCGACGAGATCGTCGCCGACACCTGGCGGGCCGCCGCGCACGGCTGATCAAGGTCGAGTTGCCAAGCCGTCCAGGACGATTCGCAGGTTTCGAGTCCATTGGTCGTCGGCGGCCCGCAGGCCGACGGTGTGCGGGTCGGTGGCGACGCCCGCGAGGGCGAATGCGACGTCTTGCCAGGTGATGTCGGTGCGCAGGGCGCCGCTGGACTGGGCTCGTTCGACCAAGGTGCGCAGGCCTTCTCGCAGGTCGGTGATGGTGGCTTCGAGATCGCAGGCGCCGGTGCCGCCCAAAGCCTCGTTGACACCGCAGCTTTCGGCGCGCAGGCGGACGTAGGTGGCGGCGAAGTCGCGGAAACCGTTCCAGGGGTCGGGATCTGCGAGGGCGCGATCGGCGGCGGCTACGCCCTCTTCGAGAACTTCCTCCAGGACTGCCTGCAGCAGTGCCTCGAGTGAGGGGACACGGCGGTAGAAGGTGCCCTTGCCGACACCTGCGCGCAAGGCGATCTCCTGGGCGGTCACCGCGACGCCGGTATCCGCGA encodes the following:
- a CDS encoding TetR/AcrR family transcriptional regulator, translating into MTAVDRLLTRESGPAPRADARRNLERLVVAARSAIADTGVAVTAQEIALRAGVGKGTFYRRVPSLEALLQAVLEEVLEEGVAAADRALADPDPWNGFRDFAATYVRLRAESCGVNEALGGTGACDLEATITDLREGLRTLVERAQSSGALRTDITWQDVAFALAGVATDPHTVGLRAADDQWTRNLRIVLDGLATRP
- a CDS encoding MarR family winged helix-turn-helix transcriptional regulator yields the protein MDDGLDPAEVAAALLAGVGLLVRRIRQVPTPGELTMPERAALSHLDRSGPATSAALARAMQITAQSMGATTGALRARGLVERRPDPDDGRRVVLTVTDTGRQALQNKRDARTELLAQAMTSGTFTPTELEQLASAAALLERLAQNI
- a CDS encoding NAD-dependent epimerase/dehydratase family protein; protein product: MRVLVTGAGGYVGRGVVAALGAAGHEPIAMVSARGGVVPGASEVRTADLLDPGALRRAVADVEVVCHLAGLGRARESVRDPLPFFRVNTAGTVALLEAMAAEGVSRIVFSSTGAIYGSPERQPMSEDMPDSPPHPYAASKLAAELAIEAQAEAGNLGAVIVRLLNVAGGADPDPTRLIPRVIAAAAGESALHINGDGTAVRDYLHVDDAAAAFVSCIEQVPAPGVHTRYNIGSGSGASILDVVAAVERATGRTVARIHGPAAPEPAALISNPAKAQAELGWSPKHSGIDEIVADTWRAAAHG
- a CDS encoding YbhB/YbcL family Raf kinase inhibitor-like protein; the protein is MTLLGRLLHHRRAGDTHTAWNLPNLHGPELLTLTSEHFAHGAAIPLPQCAKHIGGADLSPHLAWTPPPPGTVQLLLVVEDIDVPIAKPAVHCAALIDPSLGHLDPGALGARRPGAGVQLLRSTIGRGYHGPAPIKGHGPHHYIFQLFALSAAVAAAPHRARPRTLLPVITAPVLDRARLTGVFER
- a CDS encoding isochorismatase family protein, with product MTLTTIDPTSALIVIDLQQGIVSAQSDPAVADVVKQAAHLTAEFRRHKLPVVLVNVTGRAPGRTEAGRPGGLGALPAGWADLIDELDVQPTDHLITKRRRSAFHDTGLDTLLRDLGVTQIVLAGISTSAGVESTARSGADYGYHVVLATDAMLDPDADSHRHSIERVFPKLGETATAAEVIDMVGATR
- a CDS encoding NUDIX hydrolase, whose product is MEAATAAIADIVRNVAPLDDLERRHLDETLRWLGQTDDVFRRAKPATPARHLVSYVVLIDPDARAILLGHHRKAGLWLPTGGHVDPGEHPLTTAGREAAEEIGIEAEFSVVGPEPLLLTITTTVGIGACHEDVSLWYVIRGDRTHPYRLDSREFSDQRWWGIDDFSTSDTDPHLPRFLTKLLAALSR